A stretch of Haloprofundus halophilus DNA encodes these proteins:
- a CDS encoding ArsR family transcriptional regulator has translation MDMPSRRWILRALVAFAVIGLFVPAGIAAVTHDSGDETTLQRGTVTERANGSTVVSVQGFHFQGEGNKKKPARLVSVDERGETEWVYDGDERGATWFYDVDPLDNGNLFVVSTRPGKTLVYELNPETKERVWQEEFDIEDTHDATMLNDEEIAVANMRQWNDSAGRSDDRVFIYNRTTDEITWEWYFRDHYDVNTDGGMSDDWTHVNDIEAVGDEHFLLSPRNFDQAILVNRTSGDIDLRLGEDDNYEILNEQHNPDYLESEDGNPVILVADSENHRVVEYELIDGEWERTWEVGEGQLTWPRDADRLPNGNTLITDTMNHRVIEVTPEGEIVWEYYATWGPYDSERVAHGGGSNGPTVSDMDAEGSYELSGSAGLEPGEGDRVSFSNWVVGPFLDTPLEEPVSEFATMWSHLTPWIRPVWLSSWDFVYSVLGALLLVGWGAAELVVNRGHIRRHVAATRQRLEL, from the coding sequence ATGGATATGCCCTCCAGACGATGGATTCTGCGAGCGCTCGTGGCGTTCGCAGTCATCGGCCTGTTCGTCCCGGCCGGAATCGCGGCCGTGACGCACGACTCCGGCGACGAGACCACGTTACAGCGCGGGACGGTGACCGAACGCGCGAACGGGTCGACCGTCGTCAGCGTCCAAGGATTCCACTTCCAAGGCGAAGGGAACAAGAAGAAACCCGCCCGTCTCGTCTCCGTCGACGAACGCGGCGAGACCGAGTGGGTGTACGACGGCGACGAGCGCGGCGCGACGTGGTTCTACGACGTCGACCCGCTCGACAACGGCAACCTGTTCGTCGTCTCGACGCGTCCGGGGAAGACGCTCGTCTACGAACTGAACCCCGAGACCAAAGAGCGCGTCTGGCAGGAGGAGTTCGACATAGAGGACACCCACGACGCGACGATGCTGAACGACGAGGAGATCGCCGTCGCCAACATGCGACAGTGGAACGACTCCGCCGGCCGCAGCGACGACCGCGTCTTCATCTACAACCGCACGACCGACGAGATAACCTGGGAGTGGTACTTCCGCGACCACTACGACGTCAACACCGACGGCGGGATGAGCGACGACTGGACGCACGTCAACGACATCGAAGCCGTCGGCGACGAGCATTTCCTGCTGTCGCCGCGGAACTTTGACCAGGCCATCCTCGTCAACCGCACCAGCGGGGATATCGACCTCCGACTCGGCGAGGACGACAACTACGAGATACTGAACGAGCAGCACAACCCCGACTACTTGGAGAGCGAGGACGGCAACCCCGTCATCCTGGTCGCCGACTCCGAGAACCACCGCGTCGTCGAGTACGAACTGATAGACGGCGAGTGGGAGCGGACGTGGGAAGTCGGCGAAGGCCAGTTGACGTGGCCGCGCGACGCCGACCGCCTGCCGAACGGCAACACGCTCATCACCGACACGATGAACCACCGCGTCATCGAGGTGACGCCGGAGGGCGAGATCGTCTGGGAGTACTACGCGACGTGGGGGCCGTACGACAGCGAGCGAGTCGCCCACGGCGGCGGGTCGAACGGCCCGACCGTCAGCGACATGGACGCGGAGGGGAGCTACGAACTCTCCGGCAGCGCCGGCCTCGAACCGGGCGAGGGCGACCGCGTCTCCTTCAGCAACTGGGTCGTCGGACCGTTCCTCGACACGCCGCTGGAGGAGCCCGTCAGCGAGTTCGCCACGATGTGGAGCCACCTCACGCCGTGGATTCGACCGGTGTGGCTCTCCAGTTGGGACTTCGTCTACAGCGTACTCGGTGCGCTGCTCCTCGTCGGCTGGGGCGCCGCCGAACTCGTCGTCAACCGCGGCCACATCCGCCGACACGTCGCCGCGACGAGACAACGGCTGGAGCTGTAG
- a CDS encoding DUF7511 domain-containing protein has protein sequence MTNEWKTPPELSWLFEVDHVISPSSFGPDRCTLFPADATDEELLTTWVSADEGAYVPLDEML, from the coding sequence GTGACAAACGAGTGGAAAACCCCTCCGGAACTCTCGTGGTTGTTCGAGGTCGACCACGTCATCTCGCCGAGCAGTTTCGGTCCGGACCGCTGTACGCTGTTCCCCGCGGACGCGACGGACGAGGAACTGCTCACCACGTGGGTGTCGGCGGACGAGGGCGCGTACGTCCCCCTCGACGAGATGCTCTGA
- a CDS encoding proline dehydrogenase family protein: MIPPIAGRFVAGETSATALEHARRTNVDGVKVILNLLGEHYDTREPADADADAYVDLLADLGRTDLDACISVKPSQIGLDVGEDAFRENLERITDAAAEHDEFVWVDMEDHDTTDATLAAYETFAEATGGNVGVCVQANLRRTRTDLERLVDVPGKVRLVKGAYDEPEEIAYTDKADVDESYRENLEFMFQEFDGGIAVGSHDPAMIQYATDLHDEYGTEFEIQMLMGVREEAQRDLADDGYEVWQYAPYGGKWFSYFYRRVRERKENALFALRAITGI; encoded by the coding sequence ATGATTCCGCCCATCGCCGGTCGGTTCGTCGCGGGCGAGACGTCAGCGACGGCGCTCGAACACGCCCGCCGGACGAACGTCGACGGCGTGAAGGTCATCCTCAACCTGTTAGGCGAACACTACGACACCCGAGAACCGGCCGACGCCGACGCCGACGCGTACGTCGACCTCCTGGCCGACCTCGGTCGCACGGACCTCGACGCCTGCATCTCGGTCAAGCCCTCCCAGATCGGCCTCGACGTCGGCGAGGACGCGTTCCGGGAGAATCTCGAACGCATCACCGACGCGGCGGCCGAACACGACGAGTTCGTCTGGGTCGACATGGAGGACCACGACACGACCGACGCGACGTTGGCCGCGTACGAGACGTTCGCGGAGGCGACCGGCGGCAACGTCGGCGTCTGCGTGCAGGCGAACCTCCGGCGGACGCGGACCGACCTCGAACGGTTGGTCGACGTCCCCGGGAAGGTCCGCCTCGTCAAGGGGGCGTACGACGAACCCGAGGAGATCGCCTACACCGACAAAGCCGACGTCGACGAGTCCTACCGCGAGAATCTGGAGTTCATGTTCCAGGAGTTCGACGGCGGTATCGCCGTCGGCAGCCACGACCCGGCGATGATTCAGTACGCGACGGACCTCCACGACGAGTACGGCACCGAGTTCGAGATTCAGATGCTGATGGGCGTCCGCGAGGAGGCCCAGCGCGACCTCGCCGACGACGGCTACGAGGTGTGGCAGTACGCTCCCTACGGCGGGAAGTGGTTCTCGTACTTCTACCGGCGAGTCCGCGAGCGCAAGGAGAACGCGCTGTTCGCCCTCCGCGCTATCACGGGCATCTGA
- a CDS encoding phosphoribosyltransferase family protein, translating to MNRAEKAALQLQAVAVLRMLKETRTYDELSSVTGLPAGDLNRYVNGHVLPGSERAREVVEGVGRDALSSELEARVRFDDEGYVDNSGVVFDQSFLDLVAPVAANSFGFERPDVILTAATDGITLGAAMARYFDARLAYAKKSKETAVEEFIESRQRLASGIELTYYLPASALSSGQRVLVVDDLIRSGETQELLLDIAKQADTTVTGVFALIGVSDKGLGRARELTDAPVGALTTLD from the coding sequence ATGAACAGAGCCGAGAAGGCCGCCCTCCAACTGCAGGCGGTCGCTGTCCTCCGTATGCTCAAGGAGACGCGCACGTACGACGAACTCTCGTCGGTGACGGGGCTTCCGGCCGGTGACCTGAACCGGTACGTCAACGGTCACGTCCTCCCCGGAAGCGAGCGCGCACGCGAAGTCGTCGAAGGCGTTGGCCGCGACGCTCTCTCGTCGGAACTGGAAGCGCGCGTCCGCTTCGACGACGAGGGGTACGTCGACAACTCCGGCGTCGTCTTCGACCAGTCGTTCCTCGACCTCGTCGCGCCCGTCGCCGCCAACAGTTTCGGCTTCGAGCGCCCCGACGTGATACTCACCGCCGCCACCGACGGTATCACGCTCGGCGCGGCGATGGCGCGCTACTTCGACGCCCGCCTCGCCTACGCCAAGAAGTCCAAAGAGACCGCCGTCGAGGAGTTTATCGAGTCGCGCCAGCGTCTCGCCTCCGGCATCGAACTCACCTACTACCTCCCCGCGAGCGCCCTCTCGTCGGGCCAGCGCGTGCTCGTCGTCGACGACCTGATTCGCTCGGGCGAGACTCAGGAGCTGCTCCTGGACATCGCCAAACAGGCCGACACCACCGTGACCGGCGTGTTCGCGCTCATCGGCGTCAGCGACAAGGGACTCGGCCGCGCCAGAGAGCTCACCGACGCGCCCGTCGGCGCGCTGACGACGCTCGATTAA
- a CDS encoding glutathione S-transferase N-terminal domain-containing protein produces the protein MSNLVLYELEGCPFCTKVRNKLAELDLEYESRKVPRSHSERTEVKEVSGQTGVPVLVDEKHDVHGMPESDDIVAYLEETYGSAS, from the coding sequence ATGTCTAACCTCGTACTGTACGAACTGGAGGGCTGTCCCTTCTGTACGAAAGTGAGGAACAAGCTCGCGGAACTCGACCTGGAGTACGAGTCGCGGAAAGTGCCGCGTTCGCACTCCGAGAGAACCGAAGTGAAGGAAGTCAGCGGACAGACCGGCGTCCCGGTGCTCGTCGACGAGAAGCACGACGTTCACGGGATGCCCGAGAGCGACGACATCGTCGCCTACCTCGAAGAGACGTACGGCTCGGCGAGTTGA
- a CDS encoding luciferase family protein yields MVYPSAERSGRLSEAFENLVLSWPGVRISHRNGYATYCVGDRPFAVVDGMRLALTDLTSEAREALEKEWFADPFRGETGIVETWATVCISPDELESLLPFVRRSYEMARGVEW; encoded by the coding sequence ATGGTCTACCCGAGTGCAGAGCGGTCGGGACGGCTGAGCGAGGCGTTCGAGAACCTCGTCCTCTCGTGGCCGGGCGTCCGCATCAGCCATCGCAACGGTTACGCGACGTACTGCGTCGGCGACCGACCGTTCGCCGTCGTCGACGGGATGCGCTTGGCGCTCACGGACCTCACGAGCGAGGCGCGGGAGGCGCTGGAGAAGGAGTGGTTCGCCGACCCGTTCCGCGGCGAGACGGGTATCGTGGAGACGTGGGCGACGGTGTGCATCTCGCCGGACGAACTCGAGTCGCTGCTGCCGTTCGTCAGGCGGAGTTACGAGATGGCCCGCGGCGTCGAGTGGTGA
- a CDS encoding CDP-2,3-bis-(O-geranylgeranyl)-sn-glycerol synthase, whose translation MVISYLVSAVWSMLPAYVPNNAAVLSGGGDPIDGGRTLGDRRLLGDGKTWRGTAVGSVVGVLLAVGLNLVRERAERRFGVSLPEFSLGGAVGLSLGAMLGDIAASFLKRRSGRERGASFPLLDQLDFVVGALGLAKLLSPAWFSRTFTPGRIVVVAVVTPVFHLVTNGIAYLLGLKDEPY comes from the coding sequence ATGGTCATCTCGTACCTGGTCTCTGCGGTCTGGTCGATGCTGCCCGCCTACGTGCCGAACAACGCCGCCGTGCTCTCCGGCGGCGGCGACCCCATCGACGGCGGCCGGACGTTGGGCGACCGCCGACTGCTCGGCGACGGGAAGACGTGGCGCGGGACCGCCGTCGGCAGCGTCGTCGGCGTGCTCCTCGCCGTCGGTCTCAACCTCGTCCGCGAGCGCGCCGAGAGACGGTTCGGCGTCTCGCTGCCGGAGTTCAGCCTCGGCGGGGCCGTCGGTCTCTCCCTCGGCGCGATGCTCGGCGACATCGCGGCCTCGTTTCTCAAACGTCGAAGCGGACGTGAACGCGGTGCGTCCTTCCCGCTTCTCGACCAACTCGATTTCGTCGTCGGCGCGCTCGGACTGGCGAAACTCCTCTCGCCGGCGTGGTTCTCGCGGACGTTCACCCCGGGTCGAATCGTCGTCGTCGCCGTCGTCACCCCGGTGTTTCACCTCGTGACGAACGGCATCGCGTATCTGCTCGGGCTGAAAGACGAGCCCTACTGA
- a CDS encoding tRNA(Ile)(2)-agmatinylcytidine synthase encodes MTVIGLDDTDSRERGMCTTYAATLVADAIREAGGRVERRLLVRLNPAVRHKTRGNAALALHTDVAPETAMDLAADVVDRLAVGDDPRTSPGVVVADGDPSAVPEPVRTFARDAVRDFHATDDALDLAESSGYRHRGWSGGRGRIGALAAVGAWAAFDEWTYEHISYREFDRCGTPRVVDDDSVFAAAEAAYPDAWDTVDTEERQAVCVPNAPGPILYGVRGDDADAVRRVAGDIESEPTERTALFLTNQGTDAHLRSGALDSVEDGRAYRLDGRVYDAPETRVGGHVFVTLADEHGETLPCVAFEPTKRFRDRVRALREGDELTVCGEVSDGTLKLEKFAVRGLNRTETVVPDCPECGKRMKSAGRNQGYRCRTCGTKNAGKTEREVQRDLEEGWYEVPPCARRHVAKPLIRGGFDAPTHPER; translated from the coding sequence GTGACGGTCATCGGCCTCGACGACACCGACTCCCGCGAGCGGGGGATGTGCACGACGTACGCGGCGACGCTCGTCGCCGACGCGATTCGGGAGGCGGGCGGGCGCGTCGAGCGGCGACTCCTCGTGCGGCTCAACCCCGCCGTGAGGCACAAAACCCGCGGTAACGCCGCGTTGGCGCTCCACACGGACGTCGCGCCGGAGACGGCGATGGACCTCGCCGCGGACGTCGTCGACCGGTTGGCCGTCGGCGACGACCCGCGAACGAGTCCGGGCGTCGTCGTCGCCGACGGCGACCCCTCGGCGGTTCCCGAGCCGGTTCGGACGTTCGCCCGCGACGCGGTCCGCGACTTCCACGCGACCGACGACGCCCTCGACCTCGCCGAGTCTTCGGGGTATCGCCACCGCGGGTGGAGCGGCGGCCGGGGACGCATCGGCGCGCTCGCGGCCGTCGGCGCGTGGGCGGCGTTCGACGAGTGGACGTACGAACACATCTCCTACCGCGAGTTCGACCGCTGCGGCACGCCGCGCGTCGTCGACGACGACTCCGTCTTCGCGGCCGCCGAGGCCGCCTACCCAGACGCGTGGGACACGGTCGACACCGAGGAGCGACAGGCGGTCTGCGTCCCGAACGCTCCCGGTCCGATTCTCTACGGCGTCCGCGGCGACGACGCCGACGCGGTCCGCCGCGTCGCAGGCGACATCGAGAGCGAACCGACCGAGCGGACGGCGCTGTTTCTGACGAATCAGGGGACCGACGCCCACCTCCGGTCGGGAGCGCTCGACTCCGTCGAAGATGGCCGTGCCTACCGCCTCGACGGCCGGGTGTACGACGCGCCTGAGACGCGCGTCGGGGGCCACGTGTTCGTCACCCTCGCGGACGAGCACGGGGAGACCTTACCCTGCGTCGCCTTCGAACCGACGAAGCGGTTCCGCGACCGAGTTCGGGCGCTCCGAGAGGGCGACGAGCTCACCGTCTGCGGCGAGGTGTCGGACGGGACGCTCAAACTCGAGAAGTTCGCCGTTCGGGGGTTGAACCGGACCGAGACGGTCGTTCCCGACTGCCCGGAGTGCGGAAAGCGGATGAAGAGCGCCGGCCGAAACCAGGGGTACCGCTGTCGGACGTGCGGGACGAAGAACGCGGGGAAAACCGAACGGGAGGTGCAGCGCGACCTCGAAGAGGGCTGGTACGAAGTGCCGCCTTGCGCGCGACGCCACGTCGCAAAACCGCTGATCAGAGGAGGGTTCGACGCCCCGACTCACCCCGAGCGGTAA
- a CDS encoding NCS2 family permease → MGLLDSYFEFEEHGTNLRTEVLAGITTFLTMSYIVVVNPQILSAAIDVQNRTDAQTIQMLAVVTLISAAVATFVMALYAKRPFAQAPGLGLNAFFAFTVVLGLGIPWQTALAAVVVEGVLFIALTAVGAREYVIELVPEPVKFAVGGGIGLFLAIIGLQAMRVVAGDSATFVTFNPVFAQDPVAIISVVGLFLTFALYARGVRGSIIIGIVATSVLGYAASALGYSAYAADQAPQGTTLAASSLVGDTTLTYDVAGYDITPLVGAFLEGLSNVDALAFSLVVFTFFFVDFFDTAGTLVGVSQVGGFLDDEGNLPDIDRPLMADAVGTTVGGMLGTSTVTTYIESSTGVEEGGRTGMTALVVALLFLASLAVVPLAAAIPMYASHIALVVVAVLMLRNVVDIRWNDITHAVPAGLTILVMPFTFSIAYGIAAGIISYPLVKIAAGERRDVSAGQWILAGAFVLYFFVRTSGLLAGQL, encoded by the coding sequence ATGGGGTTACTGGATTCGTACTTCGAATTCGAGGAGCACGGGACGAACTTACGAACGGAGGTTCTCGCGGGGATAACGACGTTCCTGACGATGAGCTACATCGTCGTGGTCAACCCGCAGATTCTGAGCGCGGCCATCGACGTGCAGAACCGAACCGACGCGCAGACGATACAGATGCTCGCCGTCGTGACGCTCATCTCGGCGGCGGTGGCGACGTTCGTCATGGCGCTGTACGCGAAGCGACCGTTCGCGCAAGCGCCCGGGTTAGGGTTGAACGCCTTCTTCGCGTTCACCGTCGTGTTGGGGCTCGGAATTCCGTGGCAGACGGCGCTGGCCGCCGTCGTCGTCGAAGGGGTGCTGTTCATCGCGCTCACCGCCGTCGGCGCGCGCGAGTACGTCATCGAACTCGTCCCCGAACCCGTCAAGTTCGCCGTCGGCGGCGGTATCGGCCTCTTCTTGGCCATCATCGGGTTGCAGGCGATGCGCGTCGTCGCCGGCGACTCGGCGACGTTCGTCACGTTCAATCCCGTCTTCGCACAGGACCCCGTCGCCATCATCTCGGTCGTCGGCCTGTTCTTGACGTTCGCGCTCTACGCCCGCGGCGTCCGCGGCTCTATCATCATCGGTATCGTCGCCACATCGGTTCTCGGATACGCGGCGTCGGCGCTCGGTTACAGCGCCTACGCCGCCGACCAGGCACCGCAGGGAACGACGCTCGCGGCGTCGTCGCTCGTCGGCGACACGACGCTCACCTACGACGTCGCGGGCTACGACATCACCCCGCTCGTCGGCGCGTTCCTCGAAGGGCTGTCGAACGTCGACGCCCTCGCCTTTTCGCTCGTCGTCTTCACGTTCTTCTTCGTCGACTTCTTCGACACCGCCGGAACGCTCGTCGGCGTCAGTCAGGTCGGCGGTTTCCTCGACGACGAGGGGAACCTCCCCGACATCGACCGACCGCTGATGGCCGACGCCGTCGGCACCACCGTCGGCGGGATGCTCGGCACCTCCACGGTGACGACGTACATCGAGTCCTCGACGGGCGTCGAGGAGGGCGGTCGGACCGGGATGACCGCGCTCGTCGTCGCGCTCCTGTTCCTCGCCTCGCTGGCCGTCGTCCCGCTGGCGGCGGCGATTCCGATGTACGCATCTCACATCGCGCTCGTCGTCGTCGCGGTGCTGATGCTGCGTAACGTCGTCGACATCCGGTGGAACGACATCACCCACGCCGTCCCCGCCGGGCTGACCATCCTCGTGATGCCGTTTACGTTCTCTATCGCCTACGGTATCGCCGCGGGCATCATCTCCTATCCGCTCGTCAAAATTGCCGCCGGGGAGCGCCGCGACGTGTCCGCAGGCCAGTGGATTCTCGCAGGCGCGTTCGTGCTGTACTTCTTCGTCCGCACGAGCGGCCTCCTCGCCGGGCAACTGTAG
- a CDS encoding pyridoxal-phosphate dependent enzyme gives MPTHLSCPDCGRTYEDRWRCECGHPLDFAERPLPDGSAPDPSSFDVRDGLWSFSAFLPVERRVSLGEGLTPLVDADEWNAQFKLEYVFPTGSFKDRGATTTLSRAAELDVDTVVEDSSGNAGAAIATYAARAGIDAEIYVPASVKESKLRAIERAGATPVRVEGSRQDVTDACLSAVDSGDGWYASHAWNPAFFAGTATFAYETALQRDWDVPDAVVTPLGHGTLFLGAYYGFRALYDAGWTDRVPRLLGAQAAGYAPIATELHGRDAGGSNDVADGIQIREPVQREAILRAIDDTDGDAIALGESVVADELDALHRAGFYTEPTCAVAPAALRAYRERGVLDADDDVVVPLTGSGLKQ, from the coding sequence ATGCCGACTCACCTCTCCTGCCCCGACTGCGGCCGAACGTACGAGGACCGCTGGCGCTGCGAGTGCGGCCACCCGCTCGACTTCGCCGAGCGACCGCTCCCCGACGGTTCCGCCCCCGACCCGTCTTCGTTCGACGTCCGCGACGGGCTGTGGTCGTTTTCGGCGTTTCTGCCCGTCGAGCGTCGGGTGTCGCTCGGCGAGGGACTGACGCCGCTCGTCGACGCCGACGAGTGGAACGCGCAGTTCAAACTGGAGTACGTCTTCCCGACCGGGAGTTTCAAAGACCGCGGCGCGACGACGACGCTGTCGCGCGCGGCGGAGCTCGACGTCGACACCGTCGTCGAGGACTCCTCGGGTAACGCGGGCGCAGCGATCGCCACTTACGCCGCCCGCGCGGGCATCGACGCCGAAATCTACGTCCCCGCGTCGGTCAAGGAGTCGAAACTCCGCGCCATCGAGCGGGCGGGTGCGACGCCGGTTCGCGTCGAGGGCTCTCGACAGGACGTGACCGACGCCTGTCTCTCGGCGGTCGACTCCGGCGACGGCTGGTACGCCAGCCACGCGTGGAACCCGGCCTTCTTCGCCGGGACGGCGACGTTCGCCTACGAGACGGCGCTCCAGCGCGACTGGGACGTCCCCGACGCCGTCGTGACGCCGCTGGGTCACGGAACGCTGTTCCTCGGTGCCTACTACGGCTTTCGCGCTCTCTACGACGCCGGGTGGACCGACCGCGTGCCGCGACTGCTCGGCGCGCAGGCGGCGGGGTATGCGCCGATTGCGACGGAACTCCACGGGAGAGACGCGGGCGGGAGCAACGACGTCGCCGACGGCATCCAGATTCGAGAGCCTGTCCAGCGTGAGGCGATTCTCCGCGCCATCGACGACACCGACGGCGACGCCATCGCGCTCGGCGAGTCGGTCGTCGCCGACGAACTCGACGCGCTCCACCGCGCCGGCTTCTACACCGAACCGACCTGCGCCGTCGCGCCCGCCGCGCTCCGCGCGTACCGTGAACGCGGCGTCCTCGACGCCGACGACGACGTAGTCGTCCCGCTCACGGGGAGTGGGTTGAAACAGTAA
- the pyrE gene encoding orotate phosphoribosyltransferase — MTKAELIAALRDAEAVQFGEFELSHGGTSDYYVDKYLFETDPRCLRLVAEAFAEHVGDEKLAGVALGAVPLVAVTSVETGRPYVIARKKAKEYGTAKRIEGRLDEGEEVLLLEDIATTGQSAVDAVEALRDAGANVDRVLVVVDREEGATELMAEHDIELQSLLTATDLLADR; from the coding sequence ATGACGAAAGCGGAACTCATCGCGGCGCTTCGCGACGCGGAGGCGGTCCAGTTCGGCGAGTTCGAACTCTCCCACGGCGGGACGAGCGACTACTACGTGGACAAGTACCTGTTCGAGACCGACCCGCGATGTCTGCGCCTCGTCGCGGAGGCGTTCGCCGAACACGTCGGCGACGAGAAACTCGCGGGCGTCGCCCTCGGCGCGGTACCGCTCGTAGCCGTCACCTCGGTCGAGACGGGTCGGCCCTACGTCATCGCGCGCAAGAAGGCGAAGGAGTACGGAACCGCGAAACGCATCGAGGGCCGCCTCGACGAGGGCGAGGAAGTGCTGTTGCTCGAAGACATCGCCACGACCGGACAGAGCGCCGTCGACGCCGTCGAAGCTCTGCGCGACGCCGGGGCGAACGTCGACCGCGTGCTCGTCGTCGTCGACCGCGAAGAGGGCGCTACGGAACTGATGGCCGAACACGATATCGAACTCCAGTCTCTGCTGACCGCGACCGACCTGTTGGCCGACCGGTAG
- a CDS encoding succinylglutamate desuccinylase/aspartoacylase family protein, translating to MTTTLGTASAAPGEFDTGRLEIGEARDGSSVGLPVAVVNGARDGKTLYVQAASDGDELNGVGVVQRAIPQIDPAELSGTILVVGIVNYYAFQVAQHRNPIDDTKMNRAYPGDENGTSTERIAAATFEAATRADLILDLHQGSTSRMINEVRVRCGPRHRLHRECLELAKTFGCGYILDQKGPDGQLARAGPDEGIPTVDPELGGCVGWDDESIRLGVRGIFNVLHGYGFLDGDADSEPQTRAGGFDQYGSPAGGLVDFKCDLGDRVSAGETLFEVTDVFGQLKGRVTADNAGIFWRSRRLPQVASGEYVCSVGVNVDTV from the coding sequence ATGACGACGACGCTCGGAACTGCGAGCGCGGCCCCCGGCGAGTTCGACACGGGCCGACTGGAAATCGGTGAGGCACGCGACGGCAGTTCGGTGGGACTGCCCGTCGCAGTGGTAAACGGCGCACGCGACGGCAAGACGCTCTACGTTCAGGCAGCGAGCGACGGCGACGAACTCAACGGAGTCGGCGTCGTCCAGCGGGCGATTCCGCAGATCGACCCGGCGGAGCTATCCGGAACGATACTCGTCGTCGGCATCGTCAACTACTACGCCTTTCAGGTCGCCCAGCATCGCAACCCCATCGACGACACGAAGATGAACCGGGCGTACCCCGGCGACGAGAACGGCACGTCGACCGAGCGCATCGCGGCGGCGACGTTCGAGGCGGCGACGCGCGCGGACCTCATCCTCGACCTCCACCAGGGGTCGACGAGCCGGATGATAAACGAGGTTCGCGTCCGCTGCGGTCCGCGACACCGCCTCCACCGCGAGTGTCTCGAACTGGCGAAGACGTTCGGCTGCGGCTACATCCTCGACCAGAAGGGCCCGGACGGCCAACTCGCCCGCGCGGGCCCCGACGAGGGGATTCCCACGGTCGACCCCGAACTCGGCGGCTGCGTCGGGTGGGACGACGAGAGCATCCGACTCGGCGTCCGCGGCATCTTCAACGTGCTCCACGGCTACGGCTTCCTCGACGGCGACGCCGACTCGGAGCCGCAGACCCGCGCCGGCGGGTTCGACCAGTACGGGTCGCCCGCCGGCGGCCTCGTCGACTTCAAGTGCGACCTCGGCGACCGCGTCTCCGCCGGAGAGACGCTGTTCGAGGTGACCGACGTGTTCGGGCAACTGAAGGGCCGGGTCACCGCCGACAACGCGGGCATCTTCTGGCGCTCGCGCCGCCTCCCGCAGGTCGCCTCCGGCGAGTACGTCTGTTCGGTGGGCGTGAACGTCGACACCGTCTAG
- a CDS encoding transcriptional regulator — translation MSRSALVGNVTAMLRDADFVVSERCAVRPKSFDLAARRGEDLLLLKILGNIDAFDAVTGAEMRRLGNYLSATPMVLGLRTRDEDLKPGVVYFRHGVPVFNPDTAYDLFIEEVPPLIYAAPGGLYVDIDGDLLADERERRGWSLGRLASELGVSRRTVSKYEDGMNASIDVAIQLEELFEQPFSTPVSVLDGADEVRDADPTPQDPEADPEDAHVVTVLTRAGFEMHPTARAPFKAVGEDSGSSEENLLTGHSAFTRSAEKRARIMSSLGAVTRTRSVYFVEKRAKRDSVEGTALVGCDELEAMNDPDDVRDLIRERADEPAD, via the coding sequence ATGTCCCGCTCCGCTCTGGTGGGTAACGTCACCGCGATGCTGCGCGACGCCGACTTCGTCGTCAGCGAGCGCTGTGCCGTGCGCCCAAAGAGCTTCGACCTCGCCGCCCGCCGCGGCGAGGACCTCCTCCTCCTCAAGATTCTGGGCAACATCGACGCGTTCGACGCCGTGACGGGCGCGGAGATGCGTCGCCTCGGCAACTACCTCTCGGCGACGCCGATGGTGCTCGGCCTGCGGACCCGCGACGAGGACCTCAAGCCCGGCGTGGTGTACTTCCGTCACGGCGTCCCGGTGTTCAACCCGGACACGGCGTACGACCTCTTCATCGAGGAGGTGCCGCCGCTCATCTACGCGGCCCCCGGCGGCTTGTACGTCGACATCGACGGCGACCTGCTCGCCGACGAACGCGAGCGCCGCGGGTGGAGTCTCGGCCGTCTGGCCTCCGAACTCGGCGTCTCCCGGCGGACCGTCTCGAAGTACGAGGACGGGATGAACGCCAGCATCGACGTCGCCATCCAGCTCGAGGAACTGTTCGAGCAGCCGTTCAGCACGCCCGTCTCGGTGCTCGACGGCGCCGACGAGGTGCGCGACGCCGACCCGACGCCGCAGGACCCCGAGGCCGACCCCGAGGACGCCCACGTCGTCACCGTGCTCACCCGCGCGGGCTTCGAGATGCATCCGACCGCGCGCGCGCCGTTCAAAGCCGTCGGCGAGGACAGCGGCAGCAGCGAGGAGAACCTCCTGACGGGGCACTCGGCGTTCACCCGCTCCGCCGAGAAGCGCGCCCGCATCATGTCGTCGCTCGGTGCGGTCACGCGGACGCGCTCGGTCTACTTCGTCGAGAAGCGCGCCAAGCGCGACTCCGTCGAGGGGACCGCACTCGTCGGCTGCGACGAACTCGAAGCGATGAACGACCCGGACGACGTCCGTGACCTCATCCGCGAACGCGCCGACGAACCCGCGGACTGA